A single window of Methanothermobacter marburgensis str. Marburg DNA harbors:
- the secY gene encoding preprotein translocase subunit SecY, translating into MEQLKEKFEPIFSVLPQVKSPGYRVPFREKLKWTGIILVLYFFLAQIPLYGLSPRAVDQFAQLRAVLAGNFGSILTLGIGPIVSASIILQLLVGGKILKLDLSKHEDKAFFQGLQKLLAIVFTFFEALIFVLTGSLAPSAPQFVWILILQLTIGGILIIFLDEVVSKWGFGSGVGLFIAAGVSQEIIVGAFNPLSAPTQPGVPAGRITGFLYLLFTGQSPDFQYYVLPVLALIGVFLVVVYAESMRVEIPISMGGGKRLSRGAVGKYPLRFIYASNMPVILTSALLLNVQLMANVFQKLGYPILGTVSNGQAVDGLAYLLTAPRSIDAIILDPFKVLFYAVVFIGLCILFAWLWVEISNIGPKHVAKQLYQMGMQIPGFRSSRGQFEKILKRYIPTITILGGAFVGLLAFVADLTGSLGGGTGVLLTVGIVYRLYEEIAQEQLMDMHPILRSFLGD; encoded by the coding sequence GTGGAGCAGTTGAAGGAAAAATTTGAGCCCATATTCTCAGTCCTGCCACAGGTTAAATCACCTGGCTACAGGGTACCATTCAGGGAGAAACTCAAATGGACAGGTATAATCCTTGTCCTCTATTTCTTCCTGGCCCAGATACCACTCTACGGTTTAAGCCCAAGGGCTGTGGACCAGTTTGCCCAGCTGAGGGCTGTTCTTGCAGGAAACTTCGGTTCAATACTCACACTGGGTATAGGACCCATTGTGTCAGCATCAATCATACTCCAGCTTCTGGTTGGAGGTAAGATACTGAAACTGGACCTCTCGAAGCATGAGGATAAGGCCTTTTTCCAGGGACTGCAGAAACTCCTTGCCATCGTATTCACCTTCTTTGAGGCACTGATATTTGTACTGACAGGGTCACTGGCACCATCAGCCCCCCAGTTTGTCTGGATACTCATACTGCAGCTCACAATTGGAGGAATACTCATAATATTCCTCGATGAGGTTGTATCCAAATGGGGCTTTGGTAGCGGTGTTGGACTTTTCATTGCAGCAGGCGTATCCCAGGAGATAATTGTGGGTGCCTTCAACCCCCTCTCTGCACCCACGCAGCCAGGGGTACCCGCCGGTAGAATAACAGGTTTCCTCTACCTCCTCTTCACAGGGCAGAGTCCTGATTTCCAGTACTACGTCCTGCCTGTACTGGCCCTCATTGGAGTTTTCCTCGTCGTTGTCTATGCCGAGAGTATGAGGGTGGAGATACCCATATCCATGGGAGGGGGTAAGAGGCTCTCAAGGGGCGCTGTCGGAAAGTATCCCCTGCGTTTCATATACGCCAGTAACATGCCGGTTATACTGACAAGCGCACTCCTCCTGAATGTTCAGTTAATGGCGAACGTATTCCAGAAACTTGGCTACCCCATACTTGGTACTGTAAGCAATGGGCAGGCGGTTGATGGGCTCGCATATCTTCTCACGGCTCCACGCTCAATCGACGCCATCATACTGGACCCATTCAAGGTACTGTTCTATGCGGTTGTATTCATAGGGCTCTGTATCCTCTTTGCCTGGCTCTGGGTTGAGATAAGTAACATAGGTCCAAAGCATGTTGCAAAACAGCTTTACCAGATGGGTATGCAGATTCCTGGTTTCAGGAGCAGCAGGGGGCAGTTCGAGAAGATACTGAAACGCTACATACCCACGATAACGATCCTGGGAGGGGCATTTGTGGGGCTCCTTGCATTCGTAGCTGACCTGACGGGTTCTCTTGGTGGAGGTACAGGTGTCCTTCTAACGGTGGGTATAGTTTACAGGCTCTATGAGGAGATTGCCCAGGAGCAGCTGATGGATATGCACCCCATACTCAGAAGCTTCCTGGGAGATTAG
- a CDS encoding uL15m family ribosomal protein, translated as MIRKRRKITRMRGSRTVGGGCSKKRRGAGHRGGRGQAGGHKHHWTWIVKYDPKHFGKYGFKRPQKLIKRLETVNLAYIDERIPGLLEKGIASEEDGMVVLDVRDLGFEKVLGSGRITRPVHIKALEFSESAVEKITEAGGKAEVIE; from the coding sequence ATGATCCGAAAAAGACGAAAGATCACAAGGATGAGGGGCTCACGTACCGTCGGTGGAGGATGCTCCAAGAAGAGAAGGGGAGCAGGTCACCGCGGAGGTAGAGGACAGGCCGGTGGACACAAACACCACTGGACATGGATCGTCAAGTACGACCCAAAACACTTTGGAAAGTACGGTTTCAAAAGGCCCCAGAAACTCATAAAGAGGCTGGAAACAGTTAACCTTGCCTACATCGACGAAAGGATTCCTGGCCTCCTTGAGAAGGGAATCGCATCTGAAGAGGACGGAATGGTGGTTCTGGATGTGAGGGACCTTGGCTTCGAAAAGGTCCTTGGAAGCGGAAGGATCACACGACCCGTCCACATTAAGGCCCTTGAGTTCTCTGAGAGTGCCGTTGAGAAGATCACAGAGGCCGGGGGAAAGGCTGAAGTGATAGAGTAA